ACATACGCTATGTCCGTATGATACCGCAATAAATCTCTCGGGGCAACACGCCTTAATATTTAACAAATATTGCATTAAATGACCATTTCTATTTGGAGATATAGCCACCTTATTTTGGCTATATCTTCTTCTCTATTTATTTTACTAGCCTCTATAACCGGCATTATTTTAGCATTCGAACCTATTTCGAATAAGCTAGAGCCTTATGCTGTGCACGAAGCAGAGACCTTGTCTTTAGCTAAAACTATTCAGGTTTTACAAAGTGAATACTCAGAAGTTATAAATATAGATGTTGATAAAAACGATTTTGTAAGCGCTTCTGTAATAACAAAAGAAGGAAACAATGAAACCTTTTATATAAATCCTTTTACAGGAAAAAAAATAGGAGAACTTATTGAAAAAGCGCCCATTTTTAAATTTGCAACCAATCTACACCGGTCCTTATTTTTAAAATCGACAGGCCGTGCTATTATTGGTATAGTCTCGTTTTTACTCCTTTTAATGGCTATAACAGGCGTTATTTTAATAGGAAAGCGTCAGGGTGGTTTGTCAAAATTTTTCTCTAAAGTTGTAAAAGAAGAATTCGATCAATATTATCATATCATCATTGGTCGTTACACGCTTATTCCGATAGTTATTGTAACTATTACTGGTGTTTACCTATCTTTAGAAAAGTTTTCATTATTACCTTCCGATAAAATTTCGCATCAATTTTTAGATGAATCTTTTACTGAAACCTCAAAAATTAATGTTGCAGACTTTCAGCTTTTTAAAAATATTCCATTAGAAGATGTTGAACATCTAGAATTCCCTTTTTCTGATGACATTGAAGACTATTTCACCTTAAAATTAAAAGATGAAGAAATACTTATAAATCAATTCTCAGGAGTTGCCATTAGCAAGCAACAAAAATCGTTAGTAACACAAGCCTCAAACCTAATTTTTGTCTTGCATACTGGGCAAGGTAGCATAATTTGGTCTCTTGTTTTATTATTTACTTCTGTGGCTATTTTATTCTTTATTTATTCTGGTTTCGCTATGTCAATTCGACGTACAAAAAAGAGTACCGTGCCAAAAAATAAGCACAAAAAAGACCAATCGGAATTCATTATTCTAGTCGGCTCAGAAACAGGAAACACATTTGCGCTCTCAAACGCCTTTTACAATGCGCTTTTAGCAGCAGGAAAAACGGTTTTTATTACTGAATTAAACAAATACACAACTTACAAAAAAGCCAAACAGCTTATTATTTTCACATCGACTTATGGAGAAGGCGAAGCACCAACAAACTCCAAAAATTTCGAGAAACTAATTAGCAATATTCAGCAAAAAAACAGTCTACAATATTCTGTGGTTGGCTTTGGGTCAATGGCTTATCCAGATTATTGCAAATACGCCGTAGTGGTAGATGCCACGCTACAGTTTCATAAAAACTTTATTCCTAATACGGCACTTCATAAAATAAACAATCAATCGTTTTCCGATTTTTCACTCTGGGCAAAAAAATGGAGTGAACATAACGGTTTAACCCTAAATCTAGAAGCTCCAAAAAATAGAATAAACACCAAAAATCAAAAAACATTTCAATTAGTTAACCGCACAAATCTCAACCAAGACCAAACCTTCTTACTTCATTTAAAACCAAGTAAAAAAGTAACATTTCAATCAGGAGATTTACTTTCTGTTTACCCAGAGAATGATCCGGTAGAGCGCTTGTATTCTATTGCTAAGCTAGACAACAAGATACTCTTAAGTATTAAAAAACATGAGTTTGGTTTATGCTCCAATTATTTTAACCATCTAAATATCAACGACATGATGACAGCCACGATAAAAACGAATACTGATTTTAATTTCCCTAAAAAAGTAAAAGAAGTAGTCATGATTGCTAACGGAACCGGTATTGCTCCTTTTCTAGGCATGATTAACGATACTACCAAGCAAGCCAAAAAATACTTGTTTTGGGGTGGTCGCTCAAAAGAATCGTTAAAAATGTACTCAGATTTAATAGATCGTGCGTTTTATAGCAAAAGTCTTTCTGGTTTCTTCGTGAGTTTTTCTAGAGAAGAAAGCCAAAAGAAGTATGTGCAAAACTTAATTATGGAAAAAACAGAAATCATAACTCGGGTTTTAAAATCTGGTGGTGTTATCATGATCTGTGGCTCGGTTGCCATGCAAAACGGTGTTTTAACAACCCTTAACGATATTACCTCAGCCGAGTTAAACCTACCGTTAAGTGCCTTTCAAGACAACAATCAAATAAAAACAGACTGCTACTAAAAATTATAAATTATGTGTAGAGATAGTGTAAAAGTTTTATCTAAAGTCCCCAGTGGCGAACTCTCCTTTTGTAGTGAATGCCATGTGTTTCACTTGGAATTCAATAATATATACCTAGAGTTTCAACAAAGCGAGTTTAAACAATTTAAAGACTATGTAATCCATATAGAAATAGATTATTGGGAGCATAAATATGCCTGCGCCAAAGTGCAGCGTAAAATACCAATACCATCTATGCAGCCCAATTTAGTACTTATGTTTAATCGCGAAGAAATAAAAGAATTACAATCACTATTTAATCTCGAAAACAGAAAAGACATCAGCCTTTTATCGCTACAAGACATTAACTACACGCTTATTATAAACTAAAAATGCCACAAGGTGTCCCCCGTGGCATTTCAATATTAATTTGTAGTAAAAAGTTAAGCTTCTTTCTGTGTTTTCAAAACATCAAAAATGTTGCGTAAATCCTTTTTATAAGGTAAGTGATCCGCACGACCTTTCTTAAAAATATCGTTGCTATTACCCTGTCCTTTACGGAGTTCTTTTTGTTCCTCGAAAGGTAAAGCATGTATTTCTTTACAAGCTGTAGAACAACAACTGTCCATTTCTGTTTTACAATTATCGCACTGTATAAATAATAAGTGGCAAGCCTCGTTAGCACAGTTGGTGTGCACATCAAACGGTGCTCCACATTGGTGACAATTAGCAATCACATCATCACTAATACGTTCAGCACGACGCTCATCAAAAACAAAATTTTGTCCTAAAAATTTATTCTCAAGTTGATCCTCTTTCACTTGGCGCGTATATTCAATAATACCACCTTCCAACTGAAACACATTTTTAAAACCTTTATGTTTAAAATAGGCACTCGCTTTTTCGCAACGTATACCACCGGTGCAATACATCACTAAATTTTTATCTTCTTTATGCGCTTTTAAATCGTCTTCAATAATATCTAAAGACTCTCTAAAAGTATCCACATCTGGAGTTACAGCATTTTTAAAATGCCCAATTTCACTCTCATAATGGTTTCGCATATCCACCAAAACGGTGTTTTCATCTTCAATTAATTCATTAAATTTCCCAGCATCTACATGCACACCAATGTTGCGTACGTCAAAAGTATCATCGTTTAAACCATCGGCAACAATTTTGTTACGCACTTTTACTTTCAGCTTCAAAAACGATTTATTATCCTGCTCTACAGCAACATTTAATCGAATATCTTTCAAAAAATCTATGGTATCTAAATGCGTTTTAAACTCGTTAAATCGATCGGCAGGTAAAGATAATTGTCCGTTAATACCCTCGTGGGCCACGTAAATTCTACCCAAAACCTCCATCGGGTCCCAAGTTAAAAACAAATGATCTCTAAAAATTTGTGGATTGCCAATTTTGGCATACTGATAAAAAGAAAGTGTTAATCGACTTTTTCCTGCGTTGTCAATTAATTCAGCTCTTTCTTCGGCGCTTAATTTGTTGTACAGTTGCATGCTATACTAAGTTTTTAAGGTTAAGAAATATTTTAAGCCACAAAGATAATATTTTCAAAAGAACTCACACTTAGAATAAAAACATTTTGAGCGCTACCCGAAAAGGGTCGGGCTTTCACTACTCAATCTTTTTGTTTTTAAAGGAAAAACAAAAAGGATTTCAAACATACCGTTCAATCCCTAGCGCGAGTGTTTGCCGAGGTTTGATAGTTATAAGCAAATTAACTTACAATAAACGTTACCTATCCAAAAAAGAAAAGCCTTTACTGAAAAAAGAATAAAAAACCAGCGATTGTTATTACAAGTCAAGGCTGATTTACGATAATAACTGTTGGAGTAATTTAGTGAGTTTCACCTATTTTTTAGCACAGTACTTTTGTTGTTCATAGTACTTTTAAATAATCATAATTTAATCAAAAATATTTTTTTCGAAAATCCAATGGTGTCATACCTGTTTTTGATTTAAAAAACTTGGAAAAATAGGAATAGTCCGAGAATTCGAGTGTATATGCGATATTGCTCAAATTGTCTTGAGAATGTACAATCAATCTTTTTGCTTCTAAAATTATCCTTTCAGATATTAATTGGCTTGTCGTTTTATTTAATGTTTTGTTTACTACTCTATTCAGGTGCTTGGTGGTTATATTTAATTTGTCAGCATAAAATTTAGGGAATTTTTGACTATAAAAATGGACGTTTATTAAATTCTCTAAAGCTTCAAGTATATTAGAATTGTTTGGAGAATTAAGCTTTTCTAAATTGATATCAACTGTATATGCCCTTGTTAATTCTATATAAATGTTGTTTAGTAAATTTACTATTTTTAACTCTCTTAAAAGATTGGTTTGTAAATATTCAGTATAAGCTTCCTGAAACTTAAGATTTAATTTATGAAGCTTTTTTGGAGCTAATTCTAAAACAGGAGGATTCTGACTGGAATAAAAAAAAGGAAATGAATAGAGTTTATGTTCTAAAAACTTTAATTCATAAAATTCTTGAGAATGAAAAAAGATAAATCCTTGAGGTTGTGTTTCAAATTTCCAAAAATGTGTTTGTCCTGGTTTTAAAAAAAACACCTTGCCAGGGTTTATACTATAAGAATTAAAATCAATTTCGTGTGTACCTTTACCTTCTGTAAATAGTACACATAGATAGAAATTATGACTATGCGGTTTGTTAATTAAATCCTTATTACGCTGTATGTGATTCGAAAAAGAATTTATATACACATCATTGAGAGGTGCAGATTTTTTAAATTGATTAATATTTAGAACTGGTGTTTTCGTATTCATGTCCTAAAAGTACAAAAAATGGAGAGTATTTTATAAGACTAAAAATTAATTACAGTCTTAATTTTGTAGTATAAAATATTTTGTGATGAGTAAAGTTGTTGATGCATTGAATTGTAAGTGTCCGAATTGTAAAAAAGGAAAGATTTTTATGAATGGAGGGAATATATTATTATTGAATATTCCGAAAATGAACGATCGATGTCCAGAGTGCAATTATAAATTTGAAAGAGAAACTGGTTTCTTTTTCGGGTTATGTTTGTGAGTTATGCTCTAGCTGCTGCTCAAATGATAGCAAGTCTAGTGGTGTTTTGGTATTTTATTGATTTGTCGCCTTTAATAGTTTTTGCCATTATTGGTGTGACAGCATTACTATTAAGTACTATCAATTTTAAATTGTCAAGGTCTATTTGGATATATTTGTTTTATTAAAATAAGATTTGAAGTTAGTTGTCAGTATTATGCACAACGGTCTCGGCTATGAGTAGTTGCGTGGTTTAGCGATTAACTGCACAAGTACACACCAAGTTGGAAATTCCGCAGGAATTTCCAAAGTAGGCGAGAACAAGCAATTACTTATAGCCATTGTTAGGTGTAGTTATTTATATCAATCTCGATTTCAGAAAAACATCTTCACCGTCTTGAGTTAATTTATATCTTTTATCTGACGAAGTTTTTGAGCCATCATATATTATAAGACCTAATTGTTTAAATAATTCTTGCGGTTTGTAGTCATTCTTAATATAGATACCCTCTTTAATGTTTACAGCAGTTTTTTTGAACTCTTCTAATTTATCTTCTTCTCTTAATTTGTTTAGCAAAATTGAGGTAACATCGCTTATATTATTTTCATCACTTTCTTTCGAAAAGAGAGAATTTTCAGTAACTGCTTCCTCTAATTTTTTGTGTCTACTTTCAACTTTTGACCTTAATTCCCTTTCGAGTTCTAATCTTTTTTGTAACTCTTCGTTTAAACTCTGAAGTCGATTATATTCCGTTTTCAAAACAATCGAATTGGAATCTGTTATCTTATAAACTAAAGGTTTAATTCTCTTTTCTGAAAAATTTACAATAAAACGTGATAGATTTAAAAGAATGTATGTAATCAATAATAAGCCAAACGTCCATAAAATATTCGAAAATAAGTTTGGTAAGAACTCATTGTTGGAAAAATACGTCTTTATATATTCAATTCTTTTTGCCAAAGTCAAATCGTCTTTGAAATTGAATAAAGAATAGATTAGTACCCAATTCCGAACTATCCATACCAGCACGTAGCTCCCAAGAAAAGGATTCTTAACCTTTTCATTAAAATTTTCCTTAAAGGAAATCAATAAGTCTTTTATCATAATTTTTTTCGAATGCAGATAGTTTGTCTCTAATTACACCTAACGTTTATGTATAAGAATAGTGCGGTTTTGTGTGCGAGGATTTTCCGCAGGAAAATCAGACGTAACAAAAGTGCACTGACTCTTGATTAAGCACTAAACTAA
The window above is part of the Algibacter sp. L3A6 genome. Proteins encoded here:
- a CDS encoding PepSY domain-containing protein, which gives rise to MTISIWRYSHLILAISSSLFILLASITGIILAFEPISNKLEPYAVHEAETLSLAKTIQVLQSEYSEVINIDVDKNDFVSASVITKEGNNETFYINPFTGKKIGELIEKAPIFKFATNLHRSLFLKSTGRAIIGIVSFLLLLMAITGVILIGKRQGGLSKFFSKVVKEEFDQYYHIIIGRYTLIPIVIVTITGVYLSLEKFSLLPSDKISHQFLDESFTETSKINVADFQLFKNIPLEDVEHLEFPFSDDIEDYFTLKLKDEEILINQFSGVAISKQQKSLVTQASNLIFVLHTGQGSIIWSLVLLFTSVAILFFIYSGFAMSIRRTKKSTVPKNKHKKDQSEFIILVGSETGNTFALSNAFYNALLAAGKTVFITELNKYTTYKKAKQLIIFTSTYGEGEAPTNSKNFEKLISNIQQKNSLQYSVVGFGSMAYPDYCKYAVVVDATLQFHKNFIPNTALHKINNQSFSDFSLWAKKWSEHNGLTLNLEAPKNRINTKNQKTFQLVNRTNLNQDQTFLLHLKPSKKVTFQSGDLLSVYPENDPVERLYSIAKLDNKILLSIKKHEFGLCSNYFNHLNINDMMTATIKTNTDFNFPKKVKEVVMIANGTGIAPFLGMINDTTKQAKKYLFWGGRSKESLKMYSDLIDRAFYSKSLSGFFVSFSREESQKKYVQNLIMEKTEIITRVLKSGGVIMICGSVAMQNGVLTTLNDITSAELNLPLSAFQDNNQIKTDCY
- a CDS encoding DUF6686 family protein, whose product is MCRDSVKVLSKVPSGELSFCSECHVFHLEFNNIYLEFQQSEFKQFKDYVIHIEIDYWEHKYACAKVQRKIPIPSMQPNLVLMFNREEIKELQSLFNLENRKDISLLSLQDINYTLIIN
- a CDS encoding rhodanese-related sulfurtransferase, whose amino-acid sequence is MQLYNKLSAEERAELIDNAGKSRLTLSFYQYAKIGNPQIFRDHLFLTWDPMEVLGRIYVAHEGINGQLSLPADRFNEFKTHLDTIDFLKDIRLNVAVEQDNKSFLKLKVKVRNKIVADGLNDDTFDVRNIGVHVDAGKFNELIEDENTVLVDMRNHYESEIGHFKNAVTPDVDTFRESLDIIEDDLKAHKEDKNLVMYCTGGIRCEKASAYFKHKGFKNVFQLEGGIIEYTRQVKEDQLENKFLGQNFVFDERRAERISDDVIANCHQCGAPFDVHTNCANEACHLLFIQCDNCKTEMDSCCSTACKEIHALPFEEQKELRKGQGNSNDIFKKGRADHLPYKKDLRNIFDVLKTQKEA
- a CDS encoding AraC family transcriptional regulator, which gives rise to MNTKTPVLNINQFKKSAPLNDVYINSFSNHIQRNKDLINKPHSHNFYLCVLFTEGKGTHEIDFNSYSINPGKVFFLKPGQTHFWKFETQPQGFIFFHSQEFYELKFLEHKLYSFPFFYSSQNPPVLELAPKKLHKLNLKFQEAYTEYLQTNLLRELKIVNLLNNIYIELTRAYTVDINLEKLNSPNNSNILEALENLINVHFYSQKFPKFYADKLNITTKHLNRVVNKTLNKTTSQLISERIILEAKRLIVHSQDNLSNIAYTLEFSDYSYFSKFFKSKTGMTPLDFRKKYF